From Impatiens glandulifera chromosome 7, dImpGla2.1, whole genome shotgun sequence:
GGAGCatgaaacttttatttttttcacataataaaaaaaaatacacggTTACTATCTTTCATCTAAAAACAATAGTAATAGAGTCAACTTTAattctttccaaaaaaaattaaaaatttacatGTGTTTACTATCTTTCTGttttgtgagagtaaataggtataaatgaaagataaaaaaataataagagggTGAAACTTTATTCTTTccaataagaatataaaaaatacatcgTGTTACTATCTTTCAGTTCAAAATAATAGTAGGAGAgcaatctttaatttcttttagcaaaaataaagtattttcaGGTGTTTACTCTCTTTCTATTgttttatcataataaataaatatatatataaaatatagagaaataatAAGATAGAAAAATGTGTTTAGATTAATTCTGTTTTTAGAAGAGTGAGACTTTTATTCTTCCCacataagaataaaaataattcacgTGGTTGCTATCTTACagttaaaaacaataatatgaGAGCAAACTTTATTCTTTccattacaaattaaaatgtgaCACGTGTTTACTCTCTTTATCTTTTtgtagataaatatatatgaaagataGTGAAATGTGTTTActctcttttatcttttatagataaatatatatgaaagataGTGAAATGTGTTTACTCTCTTTGTATTTTGTCAGAGTAAATAAATGAGTAAGGATAGGAGGAGAGAAAGATTTACCGCGAATATAAAATGATGTGGAAAGAGATAATCaggaaagagataaataaacaaTTGAAATGTTGAGTCATAATGTTTAGTCAGCCTTCCACATCATTTAGTTGTACATTGGCTTGGCTGCAAATTTTTTGCAAACCATTTCTCTGTCTACCaacatttcattcatttttttccaatatacccacttttctctctctaaacctataattaactcattaattacacattttttaataattaaactcttaaataaatattaaaatattttatctatataattaaatgaataatacttaaataattatgtaattaataggttaattaatgagtttagagagaaaaatatagatatattgAAAAAGTGAATGAAAAAGTGGGTACATTAAGAAAAAGTGAATGAAATATGGGTAAACAggaaaattgtttaatttttttcgcTCTCTTATcattattctatttaaatatagCTCTTCTCTTTTTCTGTTTtgtagattaaataaatatatatgaaaaataaaaaaaaataatagaatagtGAACGTGTTTACTCTCTTTTTGTTTTGtcagaataaataaataaataaataaataaataaataaataaataaataaataaataaatatatatatgaaaaatgatagagCGCGACTTGAGACAGCGACTTGGAGAGCGATGCTTACTTGGGTTGACAGGTGGAATATTCTCtctcatattattaaatattttctctctcctattattaattataaaagaaataaattcataattcaactaatcagtgatattaattagggtttagggtttagaatttagggtttagaattgagtatttagagtttagaatttagagtttagggtttagagttttttaataagagagataaattatttaaagaatattttacaaaacttgttttaattattattatatttttatttatttattaatttcatctGTCAACCCACATAGGCATAGCTCTCCTAATCGTTGTCTCACAGCCACGCTctcctttatttatatatatatatatatatatgaaagataGAGGAATTATATGAGAGTGAAACTTTTATTCCTTCCACTTATGGTTATTATCTTTAGTTTAAAACAATTTACACatgtttactttatttttattttttgtcagagtaaataaatatatataaaagataaataaaataatagaatgaaacttttatttttttcacataagaataaaaaaaatacacatgaAACAATCTTTAATTCATTCcactaaaaattgaaaatttacaCTTGAATAATAGAATATTGAAATGTGTTTATTCTTTTTCTGTTTGGTGgagtaataaaatatatatgaaaatagaaGAATAATAGAATAGTGAAACTTGTTTATTCTCTTtctgttttttcaaataaagagAGGTGTTTTTCTCATTCCCTCTAACATCCTCATTCCACTCGTGACCTTATTTCTCACTCACCttcaaaattacttatttatccataccacctttatatatttacttttcttattttatttaattaattattaagtttttcttattattaaatataattaattaattaatttttaatatattttttttactttaatatttaattaaaattacacaaaatattattattttatattataattatttaaaatatataaatattgaagtgggtcataatttaataaaatataaatatttaatattttattatattcattatatatatatatatattttaaaatacatataaaaaaatagttgaatgattcaatttttttatttataaataaaattatttataaaatataaagtttttaaaatattatatattaataattaatcaaattaaatataatatttacttaataataaatacGTAACATTGTATAATAAGATTTAACgtaaaatgaatgaatttatatattttttaaataaaaaaaattcttaacagaataaaacaaaaataaatattcgaaaaccaatataaagaatattaattaaatagaataaaataaaatattagaaaataattaattaaatttaatgaataagaaaaatataataattaaattaaataataaaaataaatttaaataagtaaaataaataaaataagaaatgtaaaaCAATTTGCTAATACATAGGAaagataaaagaataataagagagtggaacttttattattaaattattaacttttgTTCTTTctacttaataataataaaaaatacactGTGGTTACTATCTCTCATTTTAAAAACGGTAAAAACGGTAATATGAGAGcaaactttaataatttttactaaaaattaattaaaaagttacatgtattttttttttttttttttgttaaagtaaataaatatatatatatataagatagagaaattatatgaaagtgaaaattttattctttttacgttaaaaaaaatagtgagaGAGCAAAATATAGACGTGTTTTTTCTGTTATCatagtaataaatatatataaaagatagaAAAATAATAGGACTGTAAAACCTTTATTTTTCCacataagaataaaaaaaaatacaagtgcAGCAATCTTTAATTCTTTCCcctaaaaattgaaaatttacaCTTGATTATTCTTAGAGGAAAATATATTTACACTTGTATGTTTTGTACTGtaataaatatagatattaaagatagaagaataatttaattatgaaatttttattcttcataattaaagtttaaaatatacataCGTGTTACATTTATTctttaactaaaaattataaagtacacctatattattttgattgtctaactaaaaaaaatataaattatacatgTGGGTTTacttttaactaaaaaaaatcattaaaaaatatgtactaacaaaaaattatttaaatacgtgtaatattaaaaataggcTCATTTAATCCTAAACTAAACcacaattaagttttatttttttatttatatatttattaattaaatattaatatattctttatttttatctttctaataaatttcttattatttatatgagtatttattaaaaatattttaattttatcttttatatatatattatcgttattaattattttaactttatatttctttttctttttcttttttacttttattaatattaattattaattattttaaaattgttgggtgatataacaatatttatcctttcaacaaaaaaataaataaattaataattaaatattgaataataataaaaactcattcatcaaacaataaaagagtaataatcaaatattagacaaaataatattacttGTAATTATAagtaatgaataaaaaaatattaatttaatttttgttcatattaaattaaataagaaataaacttttacaaaaatattacagtataacaaaatttataaaaatttataaataaattgttaaaatttcttCACTAAGAATTtaaggaataaaaaaaataaaaatgataaaaaaattgaaataaaagaaagagaaactaataaaaaaaaaatgagataaatttaaatatggtaaaaaagaatagaaaaaatatattaatatttaattaataaataaaaaataactatttaatatatatatatatatataatctaaataagCCTATAAATTTTTATAGTAAGTAagtttaaatagtttttttattagtaaGCTAATtgtatacttatatatttataagtaaactctttttttttttacttttttttttaactaaaaattataaattatccaTGTGCTTACTAGACTGATAAAGAATTGTAGACAAGGAAAAGAATCACTAATTGGGGTCAAAGTTATCTTTGTCCGgatcttatatattatataggaGGGAAATTCTATTCTTTCCACttaagaattaataatatacACACTTGTTtacttttattcttattttatttttataatatttaaattttaaatataaaatatattagtatgatttaattaattaaaaacccaaatattaaacacatttcatgacattttttttaatgattgaataaaattaaaatatgtatatgagtaatgatataaaagacaaaaaatttattctctattactaaaattagaaaatactaaaaaaaaaaaaaatagaaaatacaaGTGTTTATTATTTTTCGGTTTAACTTAATAATATGAGAGCAAACTTTAaacctaaaaattaaaaatatgaacatgtttattactttttgtttggttagtttatatatatatgcatactgtttattattttatttaagtaaatatatatgagtaataataagaaaattaaaaatatacaatgtgtttaccttatatttttattttttataatatttaaattttaaatataaaaatatattagtatgatttaattaattaaaaattcaaacattaaaCAAATCCTGtgacattttattattttttttttaatgatggTGAACAAAGTTAATATAGGAAagatatgagtaatgatataagTGCGAAACTTAATTATTTCcacctaaaatttaaaaatataaacatgtttattatttttctttttttttgagaataaataaataaatatatatatataagataaagtAATAATAGGATAGCGAAATTTTATTCTTTacatctaaaatttaaaatatatacacgtgtttatattttaaagtatatatatatatatgggagtAAACATGTCGAGTCGAGTCAAAATTAGGAAGCGGTTCGACCGATGAATTTcgactaggaccgagaggtatGATCGAGGATTTTGACATCCGAACGAGAATTTGAATCTGGGACCGAAGAAACTCGCACCCAACAGAGAACTCTCAAACTTGGGACCGATAAAGTTAGTCTCAGACTAACTTAGGACCGGTGATTTTCACACTTCGACCGAGGATCTCCGAACCCCGACCGAGGGACTTCTAACTCATTATCGGGGGATTTTAGCCCCGACTAATAAAAACACACCTATGACCGAGGACACAGGTAAAGTCTATTTGGTTACATTTTtcaatttccaatttttttttttttgtaattttgaaacttCAAATCATGttctaaatatatcaaaaaaaaatttaaaatatttttgggatatttttaaaaaacaatattttgataagggctcgtttgagatttatttttaaactctaatgcctttaaatactaatgttttttaggtatttttCTCCCTAGTCATCATCAAACAGCAACAAATATcaacatttatatattgttgttataatttttaaatacacaaaaatatgtaTGTCTAGGATTAGAAGagtaattggttaaaataaaacgtaatacaatcaaatttcaaaagccaagattttataaagtatagacctgttttaaaacgggtacggaggatgaagcgcaaAAGCTTTTTCTCGAGTACCACCAAACAATGAACTAAACAAAACTctagtgaaaaatatgtttgtatacgtatacatttttattgattttaaaattaaaaattaattgataactctgtttcaaataaataatattttaaattaattattttaaattaatttaaacatagatttccaaaaatcaaatttaatttgattatgacaaatttaaagattatttaaacttgaacctaaattaattattttaattttaaagctgttagaatttgtttaaaatcttttaaaataatgttttattttaaaaaaaaaaatctgacacacaaaccgatgttgaaatttcTCAAACCTCGAGCTTTTTCAGGACAAAAGTTTTTCGAGGATTACAATATtctttcatcttcatcatctcaTGTACTGACAACCACTCTTTCCTCTTCACTCTTTCTCTCacttatttacaaatattttttcttgttttgttgCTTCATAccttcatattattattattttttaagaatcatTAAACTCAAGTTACTTATCTATCTCTTTTGTGTTGGAAGtggaatattcttttttataaatattggtACAAAGTTTATTTAAGCTCGGCTATCAGCTTGAGCTCTCGAATCGAGCTGAGCTTGTatgtaaatagtcgagtcgagcttaagctcaaatttataaactcgttcgagctcaaGTTCGAGTCAAACCAATAAATACTAAGTCAAGTTTAAGTTGTCTTGAGCTCGACTTGACTCATTTGAAGCCctaatgtaatatattaaaattttatattttattaaaaaataaatttaaacttttgataaaatataaaaagaaatattaataatgttatataggGTTGTTTTTACTAATGTTTGTGATGGGTCATAGGATGGAGGTGGTGATTTTTTGGGAGGAGGAATGCATTTATTTTCTGGGTCCTATTTGATTTTGGGCATGGTTTATatcatattctttaaaaaaaaattatataatagatgatataaatttatattttagtataatatatattataatatattaaaatttatattattataaaaaataaatttaaaatttatataaatataatgaataaattaatatattaataattttatatatttaattagtttaccGTGTTGGGGTGTTGGGGGTACGGGATCGGAATGAGTCCAGGCAGAGACACATATAAAATACCGGCTAGcggaaaaaaattgaaaaaaatcgaATTAAACAATTGTTTGTAATAACGGTTTTGGaatatcaattcaaattttctatatttatataatatacttatataaatatataattttttaatatatgatcaAAATAATGAGAATGGACATACTTATACAAATTTATGAACGagataatttcttttaaaccaaataactaaaaaaaatctttcttgattattttttattatattttacatgtTATGAATTGGTTGAttgttttttattctattttacaTGTTACGGTCGTTGTACTCAAATTTGCATGAATGaatagataaaagaaaataagttcATTGAAAACATTTCAACATATCTAAAATGTCAAATAATGAATATTATAGAgtttcataataaattttaaatatcaactatttaaatatagataaattaaagtattttttttgtattttgattgAATAATTAAGAACTATGTAATCTTATTATAAGGATtatttagaagaagaaaaaaccaACTCAAGCTCAAACAAGCTATACTTGTTATTAACAAGTTCTCATTAATTgaattcattataaatataacagCTACTTAAAATATGttgtatattattaaaatattaactttctttatcataatcaaaattccaaaatttaaaataatgaaaataactCCAAAATTGTTTATCAAGGTTTTCAAAGTAGAAACTATTATGTTCATGGGTAATCTTGAATCCAGACTTtctctacataattataatttataatctatatataacaacaattttaaagttaatattatGTTTTCCTTATCCAAGCAAGACTAAATGAAGCAAAACATATGGATCTATTTCAACTACTGAAGTTTAAAGACAAGGGGATCCATTTTCTCCCTATTATTCAACATCCTTGTGGAAATCTTTGTACATCTTCCTCCTACTAAGATTATCTTAGGGTGCAAATTATGAAATTTCTAGCTAGGTCTAAAGTCATCTGACTCATTAACATGGAAATCTTTGATGACAAGCTATTCAAGAATGTTCAAAGGCTACAGatattaatagtattattatttctGATGCAATTGGAAAGCAAGGGACAATTTTGCATCATCCATTGATctcttttatttaatgataactTTTTGCATAAAAAGCTTGTAATGTTATCTCATGAATTCAATATCCTTCTGAACAAAGTAAAATGGGATTTCTAATAATATCCttctaaaaatgaaaaagaaccCATAGAAAACAAGACATAACCATGAACAttaaaagtaaacaaaaatCAAGGCAAACATTAAAGTAATCCCGGTGCATTAAAAGTAATCCAAAAAAAAGTAAGAACTAGAGTATTTTCTTCCCTTTTTTTTATCTGTCCCATTTCTTAGGGGAGACTGACTGACTGACTGTTCCAACATCCAAGAACTAAACAAATCCAGTACAAGAAAACAATGAAATATTTGAAGGAATGTAAAAAATTGATGAGGGTCACAAGAAAATAGATTATACTTACTTACTCCCCCCCTAACCAGCTTCATATCAACCACCACCTTCGTTGAGAATCGAGagattaaaatgtatttttaccAAAATTCAGCAAAATATCGGGGAATGTAGCAGCTaacaaaatcacaaaaatatCCATCTTCTAAGCTATCTCGAGTTGTTGTTCAAGTTAGGTTTCTTCGGAGAAGAGAATATAGAACCTGGAGAACTGGCTGTCCTTTTCCCAAAGCAATTATAAGGTCCTTCTGATTCATCATCATCGCTATCAATTTCGGACGAAGGCAACCTGTTCTGTTGGCTCCTACGCTGCAGAATAAACACATTGAAATAGTAACTTACCAATTCTTCCCTGCTTTTCTTAGGAAAAGCCTTGAATATTTCTGTCCAGAACGATTTCTCCAGTGATGGAGTGTTTGCTTTGATAACCGAAGCAAATTTCTTCTCATCCTCCTTCCTCCACGACAAAGCAACGTTTTCGCCCATCTTGTCAAATTGCCACTGATCGAAGGCCGAGCACAGTTCAAGCTTCACACGGGACTTCTTCTCGCTGATGTGGAATCTGACGCAGTCGATCGAACCAGGATGTTGGCAGCCGCATGAGTCCTGTCTTCCTTTACCAATTCGTTCCCTTTCAATTAGATATTTGTTCTGCTCATTGTTCTTCAGAGGCCAGACCTGCCCACTTATCCATTTTGGGTCGCTTTCATAAGTTTCCCTCCCACCCTTCCACTCGGGTATTACTGCTTGGGAAATCGTTCCTACAGAGACTCGCTTTCTCTTTTTATTGTCGTTAAATAAAGCAACCTCTGGAgatgttcttcttcttcttcctccagaCCCAGAATCAGATTCTTTGTCGAGTTGGTTATCTAAATCACGTGAAGACGAATTTAGTGCTGATTGGGACAATCTGGACGATTTATGTTCTTGGGAGGCTATTTTTGCAGAAAGGATCCTCGGACTGCATCTCAAACCGTCATTTTGCCCAAAATCTTCGTACATATAAGGATGCATCTTCTGCTTCTTCAATAAGATAATGAGGGACATGTCAGAACTCTTTCAACTTTTGCTCTCACCCATAAAGGAAGAGTAATACAAATCCAATTGGAATAAGAACATTAAAAAAGTTAAGTAGGATATTTGATCTAAACGTAATTCTCAAAATGGGACTGCAAAGTTTGAGAAATGTTCAAATCAAATCTCctataaaaatatcatgttcGCAACATTAGTTTGGATCTATCATTTTCTTTCATAGAAATGTCCACGAACCTCAATTAATCCATGAGGTGAGGAGGCTAGCACATAAACTAGATGCTTCAGAAAATAATCAAACCATAAGTCCAAGCTTTTTATGGGGTGATTTTTTCTACACATTTTCTCCAATgagtttcaattttaaaaaacaagaaaaaaatatatattccaaaGAAGCTTGTTCAATCTCGGGTTAttgaagatttttcaaaaaaaaagagaCTTTATCACACCACCTATCATTTCAACTATCAAACCACTTAAttcatcaaaacaaaataactttactttacctttttttataaattaaattgtaaatacaaaaagataatttagtaatttaacCCATATAATCccaaagaaaaaaacttttcatcaaacaagattttgaaTTCATAACTTTCAAGTtaccccacatcaaacaagctcacaTCAACAACAACAGACATGCCAAATAAATCGTGGTAATAGAGACATGCAAATAAGTGACCAaagtagtttttttttctcttttttgtgATCCAGAATGTTCAGGCTAGGTTGAGCACACCTCAACTAATCGTGGGGAGATTAGCACAAAAACCCACTTTCATACCCACCATTTACGTAATCCAGGTGTTTTCAGTAATGGGATAGATGTGACAAAAGTAGATTAAGCATTATGACCGGAGGTTACCAATAATGTAAGCAAATAGGGTAAATGAGGAGAAGTTGCCTATATTTCTTTTGATAGGTATAACCCTTGTCCAACTAAAAGACATGAACAAAGATCATCAAAACAGTACACCATTCAA
This genomic window contains:
- the LOC124910731 gene encoding AT-rich interactive domain-containing protein 1-like isoform X2, which encodes MMETDEAIDVLKLYMAVREKGGFDEVTRKELWDSVAEASGLGSHGGSTLKFIYTKYLDKLDTWLQKIGKEVKSVLDARDRDTTPSSLMDADVECEELKPLNSNKKDVVEHSEASGLNSGNVLNVNDGSDVLTDECAENVDSFVAENVDTCDNISERRKIDLENEIRMLHWVTQVAKDPCDPQIENLPDCFKWKNIGNDQKWKQILLAREAMLIKRPTHMGDEQSSTNWLKQKMHPYMYEDFGQNDGLRCSPRILSAKIASQEHKSSRLSQSALNSSSRDLDNQLDKESDSGSGGRRRRTSPEVALFNDNKKRKRVSVGTISQAVIPEWKGGRETYESDPKWISGQVWPLKNNEQNKYLIERERIGKGRQDSCGCQHPGSIDCVRFHISEKKSRVKLELCSAFDQWQFDKMGENVALSWRKEDEKKFASVIKANTPSLEKSFWTEIFKAFPKKSREELVSYYFNVFILQRRSQQNRLPSSEIDSDDDESEGPYNCFGKRTASSPGSIFSSPKKPNLNNNSR